Within the Leisingera thetidis genome, the region ACAGCTTCGCCCTCAACCTGAAACAGTGGCGCACCATCATGAAGGCCTATGAGGACGGCGGACACGCCTATCACGCCACCATGCCGACCGATGCGCTGAAGGCGTTCCGCGACACCATGCTGGAGACCCGGGAGTACGGCTTTGAGAAGCTGCGCGACGCACAATGGGCGCTGGGCAACGGCGTGCGGGCGATGCTGAAGGACAAGGGCATCACCTCGGTCGCCGCAGAGGGCTTTGGCGCGCCGGGTGTGGTGGTGAGCTATACCAGCGATCCGGACGTGCAGAACGGCAAGAAGTTCCTCGCGCTGGGCACCCAGATCGCGGCCGGCGTGCCGCTGCAGTGCGACGAGCCCGCGGATTTCCGCACCTTCCGCCTCGGCCTGTTCGGCCTGGACAAGCTGTATGATGTGGATGCCACCATCGCACGGCTGAAAACCGTCGCGGATCAGGTGCTGTAAAGGCACCAGTCTTCTTCTTTGTAAAAATACTCCCGCCGGAGGCAGCGGCTTTCCCTTGGGAAAGCCGCTTTTACTTCACACCCAACCCCATCTGCATCAGCGTCTTGCGCACCGGCGCCAGCGAATATAGCGCGTTGAGGCCAAAGGCGCGCAGATCGCGCAGCGGGCGCGGCGCCAGCATCGAGGTGCGGTTCAAGAGGTCGATGCCTTTCACCCGCAGCAGGATCTCGCTGTGGCGGGCCTTGTGATAGACCGCCAGCATCTGCGCATCGCCCAGGCCCTCGGGGCGGGCCTCTGCCAGGTCGAGCAGGCAGCGCAGGTCGCCCAGCGACATGTTCAAACCTTGCGCGCCGATCGGCGGCACCACATGGGCGGCCTCGGCCATCAGCGCCAGCCGCTCTCCGATCAGCCGCTCCGCCGACTGGCTGATGATCGGCCAGATGGTGCGGCGCGAGGCCAGCTTCAGATCCCCGAACAACCCGCAGCTGCGCCTGGTCATGGCGGCCTCAAACGCTGCCGGCGCCAGGTTCAGCAGTTCCTGCGCCTTCGGGCCGCGTTCCATCCAGACAACCGCCGACGACGGCTGCCCCTGATAGTCGGGCAACGGCACCAGTGTAAACGGCCCGCCGGAGCGGTGAATCTCGGTGGAGACATTCTCATGCGGCACCGGGTGGGTGACGGCAAAGGCCAGCGCCTTCTGTCCGTAGCGGGTGGTCTTGACTGCAATGCCCGCGGCTTCGCGCATCGGCGAATTGCGGCCGTCGCAGGCGATCACCAGCTTGGCCGTCACCTGGCTGCCGTCGCTGAGGCCGGCGCGTGCCTCGCCGGTGCGGGTAAACAGGGTGGTGGTGCCGGTGCCGAACCGCAGCTCCGCATTGGGCAGCTCTGCCAGCCGGGCAATCATCTCGCGCCGCAAGAGCCAGTTGGGCAGGTTCCACCCGAAGGGCTGGCCGGAGATATCGGCGGCGTTGAAATCCTTGATTACCCGCGGCTCCGGCCGGGCGCCTCCGGCATCGACAATGCGCATGATCTGCAAGGGGGCGGCGTGGTCCGCCAGCCGCGCCCAGATGCCGCAGCGTTCCAGCAGTCCTTTAGCAGGCTGCAGAAAGGCGGTGGTGCGCAGGTCGGAGCCTTCGGCGTCGCGCTCTGTCACCGGCGGGGCCGGGTCGGCGCAGATCACGGAAAAACCGCTGGAGCCAAAAGCGGCGGCTGCGGTCAATCCCGCAATGCCGCCGCCGGAAATCAGGATGTCGCAGGTCTCGGCCATGTTTCAGCCCTCCGTTCTGCCGCCAGAAATAGGCCCGCAAGGAGGGGGAAGACAAGCGGATACCTGGCCGCAGGGGGCCGGCGCGGGCTGCGTGCCCCTTAGCCGCGGGTGATGGTGATCAGCAGGGTGAATACCACCGGCACCATGCAGACCGCAGGGATGTAGAGGCCGGGAATTCCGAACAGCAGGATTGAGCAGCCCCACAGGCTGACCAGGGTTGCAATGGCATAATAGAGGTTCTCTTCCGGGCCGTAGGCGACCTCCTTGATCATCCGCCCCAGCAGCGGCACGGCGAACAGCATCCGCTGCCACAGAGTCAGGCGTTCGGGAAGGGCATATGCGCTCATGAGTCGGTCTCCAGAAGAACGGTTCCGCGGCGCATATAGGGAGGAAAACATGCAGCAAACAGGTCCATTTTGCCGCAGGTGCAAAGAAATGCCGGCATGCGGTTGTGCACATTCGGATATGCGGCGGATGGCGTCTGAACGCGCCGCCGGCAAGGGGCGAAATCAGGTCAGAGCGGCCAGGAAACCGGCCAGATCATCGGAGTGATGGTGGATATGGTCCGCTGTCACAGGCTCCGGCGCCACATGCACCGTGCGCATCCCCATCGCATGCGGGGCGGCGAGGTTGCGTTCGTCATCCTCGAACATCGCCGCCTGCTGCGGGATCACGCCGGCGCGGGCAAAGACCCGGTCAAAGGCGCGGCGTTCCGGCTTGGGGTGGTAATCCGCGTGCTCAACGCCAAAGACCCCGTCGAACAGCCCCGACAGCCCGCGCGCGGCCAGCACCCGCCCGGCATAAGGCGCGGAGCCGTTGGTGTAGACGATCTTCTTGCCCGGCAGGCTGCGGATGGCGGCGGCCAGCGGCGCGTCCTTTTGCAGGTGGTCCATCGAGATGTCATGCACCGCCGCCAGATAGGGTTCCGGGTCCAGGTCATGCTCGCGCATCAGCCCAGCCAGGGTGGTGCCATGCGTGCGCCAGTAATGGCTGCGCAGGCGGTCGGCCTCGGCCCGATCCACCTTGAGGGCGTCCATCACATAGGCCGTCATCCTGACCTCGATCTGGTCGAACAGCCGCGCGGATGGGTGGTACAGGGTGTTGTCGAGATCAAACACCCATTGGGTGACATGCGAAAAGGACTGCTTGGGCATGGTGCCGGAGTAGGACGGGCGTGCCGCGATTGCAATCAAAAGCGCATTTTGCCTGCGGGTTTTCAGCACATTGGCGCCATCAGGGTTGATTGCTGCCCGCCGGGCTGTAGAGATTGGCAAACCGGAAAAGACAGGAACGACCATGAGCCAGAGCCGCAGCAACCAGAAAGATGCCTATGCGCTGATCCTCGAGGCGATCGACTCGGGGATCTACAAGCCCGGCGACCGGCTGGTGGAAAGCGACCTGGCCGAACGCTTTGGCGTTTCGCGCACCCCGATCCGCGAAGCGCTGCAGCGGCTGGAGACGCAATCGCTGCTGGAACGCGACGGGCGCTCGCTGATCGTGGCCTCGCTGGACCACAACCAGATGGCCGAGCTCTATGTGGTGCGGCGCGAGCTGGAGGGGCTGGCGGCGCGGCTGGCGGCGCGCCATGCCACCGAGGAAGAGATCAAGGTGCTGAAGGAGATGGTCGAGGCGGATGACAAGCTGATCGGCGATCCGGCGGCACTGTCCAAGGCCAACCGCCGCTTTCACGAGCAGATCCACCTGGCCTCGCATAACCGCTACCTGGTGCAGCAGCTGGACCTGGTGCACCGTACGATGGCGCTGATGGCGACCACCTCTCTGGCCGCCGAGGGACGCAGCGAGATTGCCCAGTCCGAGCACAAGGGCATTGTCGAAGCGATCAGCCGCCGCGATGAGGGGGCTGCGGGCGAGGCGCTGAAGGAACACATCTCCATCGCCTTCATGACCCGGTTGAAGCAGGACGCCAGAGGGCGGTGACGCTGTGCAGCAGGCGGCGCTTGCGGCACCGTTTCGCCGCGGGTTTCACGCCATGCGCCGTCTTGTCCCAGAAGAAGGGGCGGGCGAGCAGTTCATGCGCTGCCTTGGCCACGGCGATTGCCCCCATCGGAAAATAGAAGATCATCGCAGGTGCCCAGGCCGCCAGCCAGGGCCGCCCCATCGCAGAGGCCGCGGTGATGCTGATGACCAGTCCGAGCAGTTCGAAAAACACCAGAGCCGCCGCCGCCAGTGACAGAAGCAGCGGCGGCACGGTGCTTGCGCTGGGATGCGGCAGTCCCAGGGCGATCAGCCAGAAGGACCACAGCACCGGTGCAAACAGGAACTGCCCGACCGTGCCAAGGAAAAACGCCTGGAACCCCAGGAACCGCCTCCAGCCGAGTTCCGCCAGCAGCCGCAGCGGCTGCCGCATATGCACAAGGTAGGTCACCATGAACCCCTTCAGCCAGCGTGAACGCTGCTTGACCCAGGGCCAGGGCCGGCAGTTGGCTTCCTCGAATGTGGTGCTGGGCAGCATTTCGGTGCGGTAGCCCGCGCGGTAGAGCCTGACGCCCAGATCCGCGTCCTCGGTAACATTGTGGGCATCCCAGCCGCCGAGGTCCTCCAGCACCGAGCGGCGGACAAACATGGTGGTGCCGCCCAGAGGCACCACCAGGCCCAGGCTGGCGATGCCGTGCAGCACGATGCGGAACCAGCTGGCATATTCCAGCGTGAAACAGCGGGAAATCCAGTTGGTGCCGGGGTTGTAATAGTCGAGAACGCCCTGAAAGCAGGCGGTGCTCTTGTCCGCACGGGCAAAGGCCTCGGCCACAAGGTCCAGCTGATCCGCCTGCGGTGCGTCCTCCGCGTCCCAGACCCCGATAATCGAGCCGCGGCAGAAGTTCAGCGCATAGTTCATGGCTCTTGGTTTGGTGGTCAGCCCGCCGAACGCCGGAACCTCCACCACCCGGATCCAGGGCGGCAAACGGGTGGCGGCCAGCGCAGCGCGTGTGACAGCATCATGTTCCTCCAGCACCAGGATCACGTCGGTCAATGCCCGCGGGTAGCTGAGTTTGCGAATGCGCGAAAGCAGCGCGCGGCTGATCTCGGCTTCCTTAAACAGCGGGACCATGACCGAAATGACTGGCCGGACGGGCCGCGCAGGACAGGTGGCAGGCCGCCATCGGGGCAAGCCGCGGCGGCGGAACCGGGTGGACCAGTAGGCAGCAAGCCCGCAGAGTTTCAGCACCGTGAACAGCAGCACCGACAGCAGCGCCAGCAGGCTGAGAGTGGTGAAGACTGCTGCCGGTGCAGTCCAAGCCAGGTACAGCGCGGGCGGGGTGCAGGCGGCGAGCAGCGCACGGCCCCTGGCGGGCTGCAGGGTGCGGCAGCTCAGCCTCGGGATAACGCTGCAGCTGGCCTGGCGCACCAGGGCAGGGCTGAAATGTGCGGTCAGAAGCGCGGTGATCTGCGCCTCGCTGGCCAGTACCGGGGTGATGCTGGCAAAACTGCCGTGCAATTCGCTCAGCAACTCTTCGAACCGGTCCGGATGGGCAATCGCGACGGTCACGGTCTGGCCCAGCTGCATCCAGGGCAGCGCGGAGTGGCGCAGCCAGAACTGAGCGGGTTTTCGGGCCAGCAGCCGGGCATTGGCGACCTGGCCGTTCAGGTCGGCGCGCTGCATCCGGTATTGCCGGGCCAGCGTGTCCTGGACCTGGTCTTCGCTGGCCAGCCCTTCGGCCACCAGCACCCGTCCCAGCGCCGCCTTCTGGTGCTGGCGCAGCACCAGCGCCTTCATCATGCTGCCGCCATCCACCGGCTGCGGCAAAGCCGGAGTCCGTTTCCCGGCAGTTTGCGGCTGCCGAAACTGCCGCAACGGTTGTGACACAAAACCCATTGGCTGCCCGCACCTAGGAACCCTACAGGCGCTCAGGCTGGCGGCGGTGCTTTAAGAATTGGTAAATTCAGTGTTAACCATGCCGCTGGACGGCATGGTTAACAGATTTTTTACGCAGATTTGCGCGCGGCCATCGCCTCGGCAAAGCGTTCGAACAGGTAGAAGCTGTCCTGCGGGCCGGGGCTGGCCTCGGGGTGGTGCTGAACCGAATAGACCGGGCGGCCGGAAACGCGGATGCCGCAGTTGGAGCCGTCGAACAGCGACACGTGTGTCTCTTCCACGCCTTCCGGCAGGGTCTGCGCGTCAACCGCAAAACCGTGGTTCATCGAGGTGATCTCGACCTTGCCGGTGGCGTGTTCCTTGACCGGGTGGTTGGCGCCGTGGTGGCCGTGGTTCATCTTGACGGTCCTGGCCCCCAGGGCCAGCGCCAGCATCTGGTGGCCCAGGCAGATGCCAAAGACCGGCAGGCCGGTCTTCAGGACTTCCTGGATCATCGGCACCGCGTATTCGCCGGTGGCGGCCGGGTCGCCCGGGCCATTGGACAGGAACACGCCGTCGGGGCTGTGGGCCAGCACCTCTTCCGCGGTGGCGGTGGCGGGCAGCACGGTCACGTCGCAGCCGGCGGAGGCGAGGCAGCGCAGGATGTTGCGCTTGGCGCCATAGTCAACGGCCACAACCTTGTGCTTGGGCGCTTCCTGGCGGGCATAGCCCTCCGGCCAGGCCCAGCGCATCTCGTCCCAGCGGTAGCTCTGGGCGCAGGAAACCTCCTTGGCCAGGTCGAGACCGACCAGGCCGGACCATTCCCGCGCCTTGGCAACCAGCGCCTCGACGTCGAAGTTGCCCTCCGGGTCGTGGGCCAGGGCAGCATGCGGTGCCCCCTGCTGGCGGATCGCGCGGGTCAGGCGGCGGGTGTCGATGCCGCCGATGGCGATGCGGCCGGTGCGGGTCAGCCAGTCCTTCAGCTCCTCGGTGGCGCGCCAGTTGGAGGCCAGCGTCGGATCCCATTTCACCACCATGCCTGCGGCGACGGGGTCGGCGGTCTCGTCATCCTCGGGCGTCACGCCGGTGTTGCCGATATGGGGGAAGGTGAAGGTGACGATCTGGCCGGCATAGGAGGGGTCGGTCATGATCTCCTGATAGCCGGTCATTGCGGTGTTGAAGCAGAGCTCGGCCACGGTGTCGCCGGTGGCGCCGAAACCGGTGCCGTAAAAGACGGTGCCATCTGCGAGCGCCAGGCATGCGGTGGGCTTGGACGGGGCGGAAGCGGCCATTGCGCGAGTCTCCATGCGGTGAAATTCATGGGCTTGTAAGGGGAGCGCAGTAGCGGGTCAAGCCTGCAAGGCGGGACGGGCTGACGCGGGGTCCGGAATTGAAAATTTACAGCAAACTTGCACAGGGGCCGCAGAATGGATAACCATCAGTGTCCGGCAACCATGGGGATGCTTTTGAATATGGATACGCGCACACGGGTCAATCAGGCCCTGAAGCAGGCGATGAAAGACAAGGCGGCCGAGCGGCTGTGCACGCTGCGGCTGATCAATGCGGCGATCAAGGACCGGGAGATTGCCGCCCGCGCCGATGGCGAGGAGGGCGGCATCGATGAAGGAGAAATCCTTGCCATCCTGGGCAAGATGACCAAGCAGCGCAAGGAAAGCGCCCGCGCCTACGAGGAAGGCGGGCGGCTGGACCTGGCGGAGCGGGAACTGGGCGAGATTGCCATCATCGAGGAATTCCTGCCGCAGCAGCTGAGCGACGATGAAGTCGATGAGGCGATCACCGCGGCGGTGGCGGAAACCGGTGCCGAATCGATCCGCGACATGGGCAAGGTGATGGGCGCCCTGAAGGCGAGATACACCGGCCAGATGGACTTTGGCAAAGCAGGCCCGATGGTCAAGGACCAGCTCTGCAGCAAGGGCGGCTGCTGAGGTCTTTTCCGGCGGGCGGGAACCGCGCTGATGCGCGGTGCCTCCGGCGGAAGTATTGCCGGAAAGATGAAGAGAGCAGGCCCGCTTTGGCGGGCCTTTTCCATTTGCTCAGCGGGAAAAGGCGGTTTTGAGATCGCCGTACAGCGCCACCCGTTCGTCTTCTGACAGGAAGGCGCCGATCTCCACCTCGCGGCCGCAGCCGCGCAGGGTGACATAATGCGGCACCGGCCCGTCATCGTCATGCATCTCGACGCTGGCCCAATAGCGGTTGCAGTGCCAGCTTTGCCGCCCGCCGTCGGGGTTGATGCGCTCCAGCCGGGCCTCCTCGGGTCCGATGGTCAGCACTTCGAGGATCTGGTGGTCGCGGCGGCTGCGGTCGAGGGCAAACTTCATCCCGAACAGCGCCAGCAGCAGGAACGGCAGCACCCCCCACAGCAGGGTCGAGCCCAGCACAGGTACCAGCGGCACGCAGATCAGCGCCGCGGTCAGTCCGAGGAAGCGTGCATAGCCTTGGGCAGGCAGCGACTGATGCGGCCAGAGATGCAGCTCGCGCTCGGCGCCGGTTTCAGGGCGGGTCCAGTTGTAGGGCATTGGATTGCGCCTGCGGAAGAAGAGTGGTCTTAGTGAAAGATGTGGCGGAAATGGCGGATTTCCACTGCGGGCCATTACCGCAGGCAGGCCGCATGAAAAAGGCCCCGGAGCATCTGCGCCGGGGCCTTTTGCCGATGTCACGATCTCAGCCGCTTAGTGCGAGTGCGAGCGGTCCCAGTCTTCCTGCTTGGGCAGGATTTCAAAGGTATGCTCGGGCGGCGGAGAGGGCAGGGTCCACTCCAGGGTGTCCGCGTATTCGTTCCAGTAGTTGTTCTGGGTGACACGGGCACCGCGCAGCAGCGAATAGATCACCACGCCGAAGAACAGCAGGAACGAGGCAAAGGACAGGAACGCGCCGTAGGAGGAGATCTTGTTCCAGTAGGCAAAGCCTTCCGGGTAGTCGATGTAGCGGCGCGGCATGCCCTGGCGGCCCAGGAAGTGCTGCGGGAAGAACGTCAGGTTGGCGCCGATGAAGAACATCCAGAAATGGATCTGGGCACCCAGCTCGTTGTACTGGCGGCCGGTCATCTTGCCGAAGTAGAAGTAGACGCCCGAGAAGATCGCGAACACGGCACCGAGGCTCATCACGTAGTGGAAGTGGGCCACAACGTAGTAGGTGTCATGATAGGCACGGTCCACGGAGGCCTGAGACAGAACCACGCCGGTCACGCCGCCAACGGTGAACAGGAACAGGAAGCCGAAGGCGAACATCATCGGTGCCTTGAACTCGATCGAGCCGCCCCACATGGTGGCGATCCACGAGAACACCTTCACGCCCGTGGGCACCGCGATCACCATGGTGGCCAGCATGAAGTAGGCCTGCTGGTTCAGCGACATGCCGACGGTGTACATGTGGTGCGCCCACACGACAAAGCCGAGCACGCCGATGGCGATGATCGCCCAGACCATCGGCAGGTAGCCGAACACCGGCTTGCGTGCGAAGGTGGCGATGACGTGGGAGATGATGCCGAAGCCGGGCAGGATCACGATATACACTTCCGGGTGGCCGAAGAACCACAGGATGTGCTGATACAGGATCGGGTCGCCGCCGCCGGCTGCGTCAAAGAAGGTGAAGCCGAAGTTGCGGTCCATCAGCAGCATGGTGATGGCGCCGGCCAGAACCGGCAAGCTCAGCAGGATCAGCCAGGAGGTGACGAAGATCGACCAGGAGAACAGCGGCACCTTGAACAGGGTCATGCCCGGCGCGCGCATGTTCAGGAAGGTGGTGATCATGTTGATCGCACCCAGGATCGACGAAGCGCCCGAGACGTGCACGGCGAAAATCGCCAGGTCCATCGAGTAACCGCCCTCGTTCACGGAGAGCGGCGGGTACAGAACCCAGCCGACGCCGGAGCCCAGCTGGTCATTGCCGCCCGGGGAGACAACCGAGAGGACCGCCAGCGAGGTGCCTGCGACATACATCCAGAACGACAGGTTGTTCATGCGCGGGAAGGCCATGTCCGGTGCGCCGATCTGCAGCGGCATGAAATAGTTGCCGAAACCGCCGAACAGCGCGGGAATCACCACGAAGAACATCATCAGGATGCCGTGGGCGGTGATCATCACGTTCCAGAGGTGGCCGTTCGGGGTACATTCCGCGGCGGAATCGGCGACAAGGCGCGCACCCTCCAGGCACATGTACTGAACGCCGGGTTCCATCAGCTCGAGCCGCATATAGACGGTGAAGATGACGGAGATGAGACCTGCAATCGCCGAGACGATCAGGTAAAGAATGCCGATATCCTTATGGTTCGTGCTCATGAACCAGCGGGTGAAAAAGCTCCGCTCGTCCTCGTGGCCGTGACCATGAATGGCTGCGTCTGCCATTTAGGTGCCTCCTGCTGCATAACGAAAGGCCCCCGGAGACGGACTCCGGGCGGCCTGGATTCCTTGGGAGTATTAGAGCGGCCCGCCGGGGCCTTCAATGGCGGAGTTTGATCTGGATCAAGATTTATTGCCGCAGGGACTTGAACGCCATTCCGGGCCCTGCGGAGGGGGGTGCTTGACCTGGCCGGGCGGCGCGCGCACAACCGGGGGAACGCCAGAAAAAGGAGGCCCGGCGCATGCCCGCTTATGACCCCGACAATATCTTTGCCAAGCTGCTGCGCGGCGAGATCCCCGCGACCCGCGTCTATGAGGACGGCGAGACGCTGGCTTTCATGGATATCATGCCGCGTGCCGACGGGCACCTCCTGGTGATTCCAAAGACACCCTGCCGCAATCTGCTGGATGCCAGCCCTGCGCAGCTGGCGGCAGTGATGCTGACGGTGCAGAAACTGTCGCAGGCGGTGGTCAAGGCGTTTGGTGCCGATGGTGTCACCGTGCAGCAGTTCAACGAGGCAGCAGGCGGGCAGGAAGTGTTCCACCTGCACATGCATGTGCTGCCGCGCCGCGCAGGCGACCGCCTGCGCCCGCCGGGGCAGATGGGGGACATGGCGCTGATCGGGGAACAGGCGGAAAAGATCCGCGCAGCCCTTTCCGAAGAGTAATGCCCGCTCCGCATTGCTTTGCGGATAACCGGCAAACGCCGCCTTTGCAGAAGGCGGCGTTCCCACCCATGAATATGGGCTTTTGAATTAAATGTTGAATTTTAGTTGAATTTGATCATAGCTGTTTCCCAAATTAGTTGTAGGTCAAAGAGGGCGCGCGCGCCCAAGCGTATGGGGCCCCAAGAATTGGGGGTGATCCGGCATGGTATGCCAGCTCTGCTCAGGGTGGCATCAGCCGGGAATTTTCAGTTGACAGGCTGGCTGCCTGAAACATC harbors:
- a CDS encoding UbiH/UbiF family hydroxylase, with product MAETCDILISGGGIAGLTAAAAFGSSGFSVICADPAPPVTERDAEGSDLRTTAFLQPAKGLLERCGIWARLADHAAPLQIMRIVDAGGARPEPRVIKDFNAADISGQPFGWNLPNWLLRREMIARLAELPNAELRFGTGTTTLFTRTGEARAGLSDGSQVTAKLVIACDGRNSPMREAAGIAVKTTRYGQKALAFAVTHPVPHENVSTEIHRSGGPFTLVPLPDYQGQPSSAVVWMERGPKAQELLNLAPAAFEAAMTRRSCGLFGDLKLASRRTIWPIISQSAERLIGERLALMAEAAHVVPPIGAQGLNMSLGDLRCLLDLAEARPEGLGDAQMLAVYHKARHSEILLRVKGIDLLNRTSMLAPRPLRDLRAFGLNALYSLAPVRKTLMQMGLGVK
- a CDS encoding pyrimidine 5'-nucleotidase, with product MPKQSFSHVTQWVFDLDNTLYHPSARLFDQIEVRMTAYVMDALKVDRAEADRLRSHYWRTHGTTLAGLMREHDLDPEPYLAAVHDISMDHLQKDAPLAAAIRSLPGKKIVYTNGSAPYAGRVLAARGLSGLFDGVFGVEHADYHPKPERRAFDRVFARAGVIPQQAAMFEDDERNLAAPHAMGMRTVHVAPEPVTADHIHHHSDDLAGFLAALT
- a CDS encoding GntR family transcriptional regulator, whose protein sequence is MSQSRSNQKDAYALILEAIDSGIYKPGDRLVESDLAERFGVSRTPIREALQRLETQSLLERDGRSLIVASLDHNQMAELYVVRRELEGLAARLAARHATEEEIKVLKEMVEADDKLIGDPAALSKANRRFHEQIHLASHNRYLVQQLDLVHRTMALMATTSLAAEGRSEIAQSEHKGIVEAISRRDEGAAGEALKEHISIAFMTRLKQDARGR
- a CDS encoding glycosyltransferase; this encodes MGFVSQPLRQFRQPQTAGKRTPALPQPVDGGSMMKALVLRQHQKAALGRVLVAEGLASEDQVQDTLARQYRMQRADLNGQVANARLLARKPAQFWLRHSALPWMQLGQTVTVAIAHPDRFEELLSELHGSFASITPVLASEAQITALLTAHFSPALVRQASCSVIPRLSCRTLQPARGRALLAACTPPALYLAWTAPAAVFTTLSLLALLSVLLFTVLKLCGLAAYWSTRFRRRGLPRWRPATCPARPVRPVISVMVPLFKEAEISRALLSRIRKLSYPRALTDVILVLEEHDAVTRAALAATRLPPWIRVVEVPAFGGLTTKPRAMNYALNFCRGSIIGVWDAEDAPQADQLDLVAEAFARADKSTACFQGVLDYYNPGTNWISRCFTLEYASWFRIVLHGIASLGLVVPLGGTTMFVRRSVLEDLGGWDAHNVTEDADLGVRLYRAGYRTEMLPSTTFEEANCRPWPWVKQRSRWLKGFMVTYLVHMRQPLRLLAELGWRRFLGFQAFFLGTVGQFLFAPVLWSFWLIALGLPHPSASTVPPLLLSLAAAALVFFELLGLVISITAASAMGRPWLAAWAPAMIFYFPMGAIAVAKAAHELLARPFFWDKTAHGVKPAAKRCRKRRLLHSVTALWRPASTGS
- the carA gene encoding glutamine-hydrolyzing carbamoyl-phosphate synthase small subunit, which gives rise to MAASAPSKPTACLALADGTVFYGTGFGATGDTVAELCFNTAMTGYQEIMTDPSYAGQIVTFTFPHIGNTGVTPEDDETADPVAAGMVVKWDPTLASNWRATEELKDWLTRTGRIAIGGIDTRRLTRAIRQQGAPHAALAHDPEGNFDVEALVAKAREWSGLVGLDLAKEVSCAQSYRWDEMRWAWPEGYARQEAPKHKVVAVDYGAKRNILRCLASAGCDVTVLPATATAEEVLAHSPDGVFLSNGPGDPAATGEYAVPMIQEVLKTGLPVFGICLGHQMLALALGARTVKMNHGHHGANHPVKEHATGKVEITSMNHGFAVDAQTLPEGVEETHVSLFDGSNCGIRVSGRPVYSVQHHPEASPGPQDSFYLFERFAEAMAARKSA
- a CDS encoding GatB/YqeY domain-containing protein: MDTRTRVNQALKQAMKDKAAERLCTLRLINAAIKDREIAARADGEEGGIDEGEILAILGKMTKQRKESARAYEEGGRLDLAERELGEIAIIEEFLPQQLSDDEVDEAITAAVAETGAESIRDMGKVMGALKARYTGQMDFGKAGPMVKDQLCSKGGC
- a CDS encoding DUF2244 domain-containing protein; this encodes MPYNWTRPETGAERELHLWPHQSLPAQGYARFLGLTAALICVPLVPVLGSTLLWGVLPFLLLALFGMKFALDRSRRDHQILEVLTIGPEEARLERINPDGGRQSWHCNRYWASVEMHDDDGPVPHYVTLRGCGREVEIGAFLSEDERVALYGDLKTAFSR
- the ctaD gene encoding cytochrome c oxidase subunit I, whose protein sequence is MADAAIHGHGHEDERSFFTRWFMSTNHKDIGILYLIVSAIAGLISVIFTVYMRLELMEPGVQYMCLEGARLVADSAAECTPNGHLWNVMITAHGILMMFFVVIPALFGGFGNYFMPLQIGAPDMAFPRMNNLSFWMYVAGTSLAVLSVVSPGGNDQLGSGVGWVLYPPLSVNEGGYSMDLAIFAVHVSGASSILGAINMITTFLNMRAPGMTLFKVPLFSWSIFVTSWLILLSLPVLAGAITMLLMDRNFGFTFFDAAGGGDPILYQHILWFFGHPEVYIVILPGFGIISHVIATFARKPVFGYLPMVWAIIAIGVLGFVVWAHHMYTVGMSLNQQAYFMLATMVIAVPTGVKVFSWIATMWGGSIEFKAPMMFAFGFLFLFTVGGVTGVVLSQASVDRAYHDTYYVVAHFHYVMSLGAVFAIFSGVYFYFGKMTGRQYNELGAQIHFWMFFIGANLTFFPQHFLGRQGMPRRYIDYPEGFAYWNKISSYGAFLSFASFLLFFGVVIYSLLRGARVTQNNYWNEYADTLEWTLPSPPPEHTFEILPKQEDWDRSHSH
- a CDS encoding HIT family protein, whose protein sequence is MPAYDPDNIFAKLLRGEIPATRVYEDGETLAFMDIMPRADGHLLVIPKTPCRNLLDASPAQLAAVMLTVQKLSQAVVKAFGADGVTVQQFNEAAGGQEVFHLHMHVLPRRAGDRLRPPGQMGDMALIGEQAEKIRAALSEE